The segment CTCGACGGCTGAGCCGCCCGCGTCGCCGATCCGGGGGGTGCATCCATCAGCGGGGCAACGTACGGTCAGGTGGTGACGACACCTCAGCCGCCCGGCCGGCCACCAGCGGGTCTGCCCACCACCGTCGGCGCGTTGCGCGCCTCCGGCCATGTGCACCGCAGCGTCAAGGACGAGATCCGGCAGAACCTGCTGCACGCGATGCGGGCGGGCTCGGTGCGCTTCCCCGGGGTGGTGGGCTTCGACGACACCGTGCTGCCCGACCTGGAGCGCGCACTACTGGCCGGCCACGACGTGGTGCTGTTGGGCGAGCGGGGCCAGGGCAAGACTCGGCTGATCCGCACCCTGGTCGGCCTGCTGGACGAATGGACCCCGGTGATCGCCGGCGCCGAACTGCACGAGCACCCCTACGACCCGATCACCCCGGCCACCCGTCGTCGGGCGGCCGAACGGGGTGAGGAGCTCGAGATCCGCTGGGTGCACCGCGACGACCGGTACGCCGAGAAGCTCGCCACCCCGGACACCAGCATCGGCGACCTGATCGGTGACGTCGACCCGATCAAGGTGGCCGAGGGGCGCACCCTGGGCGACCCGGAGACGATCCACTTCGGCCTGGTGCCCCGCATGCACCGCGGCATCTTCGCCGTCAACGAATTGCCCGACCTGGCCGAACGGATCCAGGTGGGCCTGCTCAACGTGCTCGAGGAACGCGACGTCCAGGTGCGCGGGTACGTGGTGCGGCTGCCGCTCGACCTGCTGCTCGTCGCCAGCGCCAATCCCGAGGACTACACCAACCGCGGCCGCATCATCACCCCGCTCAAGGACCGCTTCGGCGCCGAGGTGCGCACTCACTACCCGCTGGAACTCGACGGCGAGGTCGCCCTGGTGCGCCAGGAGGCAGCCCTGGCCGCCGAGGTGCCGGACCACCTGATCGAGGTGCTCGCCGTCTTCACCCGGGCGGTACGCGAATCTCCGTCGGTCGATGGCCGCTCGGGGGTGTCGGCCCGGTTCGCGATCGCCGGCGCCGAGACGGTGGCGGCCGCGGCGCTGCGCCGTCATGCCCTGCTCGGCGAGACGGATCCCCCGGTGGCTCGCGTCGGCGACACCGAGACCATCACCGCCACGTTGCGCGGCAAGGTCGAGTTCGAGGCGGACGGCGAGGGCCGCGAGCTGGAGCTGCTCGACCACCTGCTGCGGCGCGCCACCGCCGAGGTCTGGCGGCGTCGGCTCGGTGGGCTGGACCTGACCGAGCTGGTCGCCGTCGCCGCCGAGAACGCCATCCTGGCCGGGGACGGCGTCCGCTCCACCGAACTGCTCGGCCAGTTCGAACGGGTGCCCGCCCTGGGCGCGCTCCTGACGCGCCTCGGCATGGACGCCGAGCCCACCCCCGCCCGAGCCGCCAGCGCGCTGGAGTTCGCCCTCGAAGGGCTGCACCTGACCCGGCGGCTGGCCAAGGACACCCTGGACGACGGCCGCGTGGTCTACGGCGGATCGTCCGACGGCGACCACGGGCGGGACTGACCATGCCCCGCCGACCCATGCCCCGCCGACATCGCTACGGCCCCTGGCGGGGCGGACCGGACCCACTGGCGCCGCCGTTCGACGTCCGGCACGCGCTGGACGCCCTCGGCGAACGGGTGCTGGCCGGTGAGGGCCTGAGCGAGGCGTTGCGCGACCTGCTGCGGCGAGGGGTGCCGGACGAGGCGGGCCGCCGGCAGGGCCTGGACGACCTGCGCGCCCGGGCTGCGCGACAGCGGCGCGAGACCGCTCGGCGGGGGCCGTTGGGACGGCGCGCTCACCAAGGCTGCGGCCCTGCTCGACCAGGCCCTGGCCGCTGAGCGCGAGGAACTCGAGAACCGTGCGATCAGTGCCACGGACGAGGCGCAGGCGATGGAGGCCGCGTTCGCCCAATCCCGGCTCGACGCGCTGCCCCGATCGACCGCGGCCGCCGTCCGCGAGTTGAGCGACTACCGCTGGAGCTCACCGCGCGCCGAACAGCTCTACCGCGAGATCCTCGACGAGCTGCGGGGCGACGTCATCGACTCGCAGTTCCGCGGCCTGCGGGACGCGCTGCAGAACCTGGGATCAGAGCAGGGCAATGCCTCGATGGCGCGGGTGGCCGAGATGCTGCGCGACCTGAATGCCTTGCTGGACAAGCACTCTCGCGGTGAGGACACCACCGAGGACTTCGCCGAGTTCATGAACCGGCACGGCGAGATGTTCCCGGACAACCCGCAGAACGTCGACGAGCTGATCGACGCGTTGGCCCGGCAGGCCGCCGCCGGCCAGCGGCTGCTGAACTCGATGTCGCCCCAGCAGCGCGAGGAACTCGCCGGGCTGATGGCCCAGGCCCTGGGGGACGGCGAGCTGGCCGCACAGCTGGCCGCCCTCACCGATGCACTGCGAGCGCTACGCCCCGATCTGGGCTGGAGCGGCTCCGAGCCCTCACGCGGCAGCAACCCGCTCGGCTACGGCGAGGCCACCGAGGCACTGGCCGAACTGGCCGACCTGGACGACCTGATCGACGCCCTCGGCCAGGACCGCCCTGGCGCGACGCTGGACGACATCGACGTCGAACAGGTCGAGCGCTCTCTCGGATCGACTGCGGCACAGGATGTTCGGGCGCTGCAACAGCTCGAGCGCGAGTTGCTCGACCAGGGTTGGCTGACCGGCGGCGCCGACGGGGTGCACCTGACCCCCAAGGCGCTGCGTCGGCTCGGTCAGACTGCGCTGCGCCAGGTGTTCGCCCACCTGGACGCCGGGGGGCGCGGTGATCACGATCAGCGGGACGCCGGCGCCGCCGGTGAGGCGACGGGCGCAACGCGGGCCTGGGAGTTCGGCGACAGTCAGCCGCTCGACGTGGTGCGCACCGTCGGCAATGCGCTGCGCCGGGGTGGACTTCCCACCCCGCGTACGCCGTCGGCAGACACAGCGTCGGCGCCAGGCCGCGTCCGGCTACAGGTGAACGACTTCGAGGTGATCCAGACCGAGCGCCGGGCCAGCGCCACCGTGGCGCTGTGCGTCGATCTGTCGTTCTCGATGGCGATCGAGGACCGATGGGGTCCGATGAAGCAGACCGCGCTGGCGCTGGCGCACCTGGTGGCGACGCGCTTTCCGCAGGATGCGTTGCAGATCATCGGGTTCGGTCGGTACGCGGCACCGCTGTCCACGATCGAGCTGGCCGGCATCGAGCCGGACTACGTGCAGGGAACCAACCTGCACCACGCCCTGCACCTGGCCGGACGGCACCTGCGCCGGCACCCGGACGGCGAGAGCGTCGTCCTCGTGGTCACCGATGGCGAGCCCACCGCCCACCTGGCCGACGGCGGTCAGGCACTGTTCACCTATCCGCCGGCGCGGGCCACGATCCGGGCGACGGTGGCCGAGGTCGACGCGCTGACCCGCTACGGCGCGGCGATCAACGTGTTCATGCTCGGTGAGGACCCGCGCCTGGCCCGATTCGTCGACGCTCTCGCCCGGCGCAACGGGGCCGGGTGTTCAGTCCATCGG is part of the Kineosporiaceae bacterium genome and harbors:
- a CDS encoding magnesium chelatase, producing the protein MVTTPQPPGRPPAGLPTTVGALRASGHVHRSVKDEIRQNLLHAMRAGSVRFPGVVGFDDTVLPDLERALLAGHDVVLLGERGQGKTRLIRTLVGLLDEWTPVIAGAELHEHPYDPITPATRRRAAERGEELEIRWVHRDDRYAEKLATPDTSIGDLIGDVDPIKVAEGRTLGDPETIHFGLVPRMHRGIFAVNELPDLAERIQVGLLNVLEERDVQVRGYVVRLPLDLLLVASANPEDYTNRGRIITPLKDRFGAEVRTHYPLELDGEVALVRQEAALAAEVPDHLIEVLAVFTRAVRESPSVDGRSGVSARFAIAGAETVAAAALRRHALLGETDPPVARVGDTETITATLRGKVEFEADGEGRELELLDHLLRRATAEVWRRRLGGLDLTELVAVAAENAILAGDGVRSTELLGQFERVPALGALLTRLGMDAEPTPARAASALEFALEGLHLTRRLAKDTLDDGRVVYGGSSDGDHGRD